The segment GGTGTCCGTGACGACGAGCTTGTGGCGGGCCTTGGAGCTGCGAAGCAGTTCTTCAAGGTGGTTCATGTCCCGGTGACGGAAGATCTGTTTCTGTGCGCCGGAGAGCCGGCAGCCATCGATGATGGAGGCGTGGTTGAGCTCGTCGGAGAACACGGCATCTCCGCTTCCCATCAGCGCGGAGATGATTCCCACGTTGGCCATGAATCCGGTGTTGTAGACCACCGCGCGCTCGGTGCGCTTGAAGGCGGCGAGCTGGGCTTCGAGCTCTTCGTGGAGCGAGAAGGTCCCCGAGATGTGGCGCGAGGCGCCCGAACCCACGCCGTATTTCCGGGTCGCCTCGATGGCGGCATGCTTTAGACGCGGGTGAGAGGCCAGACCGAGGTAGTTGTTCGAACAGAACAGCCCGACCTCGCGTGCCTCGCCGGTTGCTTCATCGCGCAGCCGGACGCTGGCGTCCATGGCCGAGTCGATGATGCGGAACTTTCGGTACAGCCCGGCCTCGTGCACGGCGCGAAGCTGTGCATCGAGGAAGGAGGCCAGGTCCTCACCCGGCTCCCACTGCGCCTGCGAAGCGGACTCAGGCACGGGCTTCTGCGGGGGTTCCGCCGCCGATGGAATATTCTTCCTCGGGCGATTCCATGCCGACGACTTCGATCTCAAAGCCCATGTCGCGGATCATCTGGTAGTCCGAAGACTCACCCGCGCCATCGGTGGTGAGATAGCCGTTGGCGAAGATCGAATCGGCGACGAGGATCGAGAGCGGCTGCAGCGAGCGCAGCACCACCTCGCGGCCGCCCGCGGCGCGCAGGTCCTTGCTGGGAAGCACGAAGCGGAACATGCACAGGGCCTTGATGGCCTCGCGCGGGGAGAGCTGGGTGTAGCCCTCCATCGGGGTGCCCGGGCGCGGGTTGAGGAAATTCACCGGCGCCGAGTCGACGTCGAGCTCGCGCAGCGAGAAAGCCAGGTCGAGGATGTCGTCGTGACCCTCGCCGAGGCCCAGAATGCCGCCGCAGCAGGTTTCCATGCCCGCGTCCTTGGCGTGCTTGAGCGTGCTGACGCGATCCTGATAAGTGTGCGTCGTCACGACGTTGCCGAAGTGGCGCTCGCTGGTTTCGAGGTTGTGGTTGAAGCGGTCGATGCCGGCCTCTGCCAGGCGCTGGGCCTTGGCCTCATTGAGAAGGCCCAGCGAGGCGCACAGGGAGATGTCCATCTCCGACTTGATCTGCCGGGCGGCCTCGCAGATGACGTCGAGGTCCTGGCCCGAGGGGCCGCGCGTCGCGGTGACCATGCAGTAGCGCCAGGCGCTCGAGGCCTTGGCCTTGCGGGCGCCCTCGACGAGCTCGGCGACGGCCAGTGCAGGCACGGCCGGGACGTTGGTTTCGTAGCGCGCGCTCTGGGAGCAGAAGCCGCAGTCTTCAGAGCAGCCGCCCATCTTGGCGTTCTCGAGAATGTGAATCTGTACTTTCTTACCGTGGTAGTGCTGGCGCACCCGCGAGGCGGCATTGA is part of the Chrysiogenia bacterium genome and harbors:
- the bioB gene encoding biotin synthase BioB — encoded protein: MSENTSLWETLADRAIAGEPISREEARAVLNAPDTEFLELVNAASRVRQHYHGKKVQIHILENAKMGGCSEDCGFCSQSARYETNVPAVPALAVAELVEGARKAKASSAWRYCMVTATRGPSGQDLDVICEAARQIKSEMDISLCASLGLLNEAKAQRLAEAGIDRFNHNLETSERHFGNVVTTHTYQDRVSTLKHAKDAGMETCCGGILGLGEGHDDILDLAFSLRELDVDSAPVNFLNPRPGTPMEGYTQLSPREAIKALCMFRFVLPSKDLRAAGGREVVLRSLQPLSILVADSIFANGYLTTDGAGESSDYQMIRDMGFEIEVVGMESPEEEYSIGGGTPAEARA